The Acidobacteriota bacterium genome includes a window with the following:
- a CDS encoding metallophosphoesterase, which translates to MRIVAALLAGALLGAPAALLTAQGSPRVVAIGDIHGAIDEFTSILKVAGLTGADGRWTGGRTHLIQTGDYTDRGDGTRAVLDLLMALEPQARKAGGRVVSLLGNHEVMNLIGDTRDVTREIFATFADANSEARRQEAWSQYAALAAARVAKGASVPPVYGQTRDAWLTTHPPGYVEYREAFAPKGKYGRWLRDKDMVLRHEGSIFMHAGFDPDTAPPKFDDMNTLLRAEVRRLDRFRDLLVAQKLALPFFTLQEILQVASNEIGTANALIAAAQAEGKQPDRSKLNTALLLEAQEILKIDTWLVVAGDGPLWYRGLATLPDDASGGPFAALLQRYDARRFVTGHTPQQNRRINARFGGRAILIDTGMLSYYKGRASALLIEGDVLTAIYEDGKVPLEGPPNHLRQGYGGQEGGHYIDDAERNQATVWRSPSSSVTVGR; encoded by the coding sequence ATGCGGATTGTTGCAGCCTTGCTGGCCGGCGCGCTCCTGGGTGCGCCCGCCGCACTCCTCACCGCGCAAGGCTCGCCGCGGGTCGTCGCGATCGGCGACATCCACGGCGCGATCGATGAGTTCACCTCGATCCTGAAGGTTGCCGGACTGACCGGCGCTGACGGCCGCTGGACCGGCGGCCGCACCCACCTCATTCAAACCGGCGATTACACCGACCGCGGCGACGGCACGCGCGCCGTGCTCGACCTGCTGATGGCGCTTGAACCGCAGGCCAGGAAGGCCGGCGGCCGCGTCGTGTCGCTGCTTGGCAATCATGAGGTGATGAACCTCATCGGCGATACGCGCGACGTCACCCGCGAGATCTTCGCCACCTTTGCCGATGCCAACTCCGAGGCGCGGCGCCAGGAGGCCTGGTCGCAGTACGCCGCCCTGGCGGCCGCCCGCGTGGCGAAGGGCGCGTCCGTGCCGCCGGTCTACGGGCAAACGCGCGACGCGTGGCTCACCACGCACCCGCCCGGCTACGTCGAGTATCGCGAGGCCTTCGCGCCGAAGGGGAAGTACGGCCGGTGGCTGCGCGACAAGGACATGGTCTTGCGGCACGAAGGCTCAATCTTCATGCACGCCGGGTTCGACCCCGACACCGCGCCACCCAAGTTCGACGACATGAACACCCTGCTCCGCGCCGAAGTGCGGCGGCTCGACCGGTTCAGGGACCTGCTGGTGGCCCAGAAGCTCGCGCTGCCGTTCTTCACGCTGCAGGAAATCCTGCAGGTCGCCTCGAACGAAATCGGCACCGCCAACGCGCTGATCGCCGCGGCCCAGGCCGAAGGCAAGCAACCTGACCGCTCAAAGCTGAACACGGCGTTGCTGCTCGAGGCGCAGGAGATCCTGAAGATCGACACGTGGCTGGTGGTGGCCGGCGACGGCCCGCTCTGGTATCGCGGACTCGCCACGCTGCCAGACGACGCGAGTGGCGGGCCGTTCGCGGCGCTGCTGCAGCGGTACGACGCCAGGCGGTTCGTAACTGGCCACACGCCGCAGCAGAACCGGCGGATCAACGCCCGCTTCGGTGGCCGCGCGATCCTGATCGATACGGGGATGTTGAGCTATTACAAGGGCCGCGCGTCGGCCCTGCTGATCGAAGGCGACGTACTCACCGCCATCTACGAAGACGGGAAGGTGCCGCTCGAAGGTCCGCCTAACCACCTTCGCCAAGGCTACGGCGGTCAAGAAGGCGGACACTACATAGACGACGCGGAGCGGAACCAGGCCACGGTCTGGCGAAGCCCGTCCTCGAGCGTCACCGTCGGCCGGTAG
- a CDS encoding trypsin-like peptidase domain-containing protein, with the protein MTRQFAWIIATLTGIIGLLVGVILSTPRLAVPGSEAGLDASGAGVSTLQARGDAESGPAGTGTVERFSPGPVNFADIAARLNPAVVNIDATARGRRARRLLQEGAPRDGDPFDLGRRGNEAPRRGTGTGFLIDAAGHILTNHHVIEGAERLTVKLADGRSLRAEVVGSDPDTDIALIKVSGATPFPHAPLGDSSGLRVGEWVCAIGNPLAYEHTVTVGVVSFIGRKLFDASLDNYIQTDAAISFGNSGGPLINGRGQVIGINSAISRQANNIGFAIPINQARGILPQLKKLGRVERGYIGVTLRDVDPDLQASLKLPQGEGALVQDVAAGSPGARAGLRPYDVIMSVDGQPVQTHDGLIRDIAERVPGSSARLAYVRDGRAREVSVKLAERPQRAQETPVSPADRSVQRTGPGELGLSLIEIDDSNAHRFDIPSGMTGLLVQRVEPLSLAYDAGIERGAIILELNRQPVNSIAGFRRVVGAAQPGDILAVFLYDPDAGTRSIRTVRTEQR; encoded by the coding sequence ATGACGCGGCAGTTCGCGTGGATCATCGCCACGCTCACCGGCATCATCGGCCTCCTGGTAGGCGTCATCCTGTCGACGCCGCGGCTGGCCGTGCCGGGAAGTGAGGCTGGCCTGGACGCCTCCGGTGCCGGCGTGTCGACCCTCCAGGCGCGCGGTGACGCGGAGTCCGGCCCGGCAGGAACCGGAACCGTGGAGCGGTTCAGCCCGGGGCCCGTGAATTTCGCCGACATCGCCGCGCGGCTGAACCCGGCGGTGGTCAACATCGACGCCACGGCCCGCGGCCGGCGGGCACGCCGCCTGCTCCAGGAGGGCGCGCCGCGCGACGGCGACCCGTTTGACCTGGGCCGTCGCGGCAACGAGGCGCCCCGGCGCGGGACCGGCACCGGCTTCCTGATCGACGCCGCCGGCCACATCCTGACGAATCACCACGTGATCGAGGGCGCCGAGCGGCTGACCGTGAAGCTGGCCGATGGCCGCAGCCTGCGCGCCGAGGTGGTGGGATCCGATCCCGACACCGACATTGCTTTGATCAAGGTCTCGGGAGCCACGCCGTTTCCGCACGCCCCGCTCGGCGATTCGAGCGGCCTGCGGGTCGGCGAATGGGTCTGCGCCATTGGCAATCCGTTGGCGTACGAGCACACCGTGACGGTCGGCGTGGTCAGTTTCATTGGCCGCAAGCTGTTCGACGCGAGCCTCGACAACTACATCCAGACCGATGCCGCCATCAGCTTCGGCAACAGCGGCGGGCCGCTGATCAACGGACGCGGCCAGGTGATTGGCATCAACTCGGCGATCAGCCGCCAGGCCAACAACATCGGCTTCGCGATTCCGATCAACCAGGCGCGTGGCATCCTGCCGCAGTTGAAGAAGCTCGGCCGCGTCGAGCGCGGCTACATCGGCGTGACGCTGCGCGACGTCGATCCCGATCTGCAGGCCTCGCTCAAACTGCCGCAAGGGGAAGGCGCGCTGGTCCAGGACGTGGCCGCGGGCTCGCCCGGCGCGCGCGCCGGCCTGCGCCCGTACGACGTGATCATGTCGGTGGACGGCCAGCCGGTGCAGACCCACGATGGCCTGATCCGCGACATTGCCGAGCGCGTGCCGGGCAGCAGCGCGCGCCTGGCCTACGTGCGCGACGGCCGCGCCCGCGAGGTGTCGGTGAAGCTGGCCGAGCGGCCGCAGCGGGCGCAGGAGACGCCGGTGTCGCCGGCCGACCGCTCGGTCCAGCGTACCGGCCCGGGCGAACTCGGGCTGAGTCTGATCGAGATCGACGACAGCAACGCCCACCGCTTCGACATCCCTTCCGGCATGACCGGCCTGCTGGTGCAGCGGGTCGAGCCGCTCTCGCTGGCCTACGACGCCGGCATCGAGCGGGGCGCCATCATCCTGGAGCTCAACCGCCAGCCGGTGAACTCGATCGCCGGGTTCCGCCGCGTGGTGGGCGCCGCCCAGCCGGGCGACATCCTGGCCGTGTTCCTGTATGACCCCGACGCCGGTACTCGCTCGATTCGCACCGTTCGCACGGAGCAGCGGTGA
- a CDS encoding sigma 54-interacting transcriptional regulator, which yields MRGGNRVMASAGASGVQRRSADRRSGIFPILRQVAADLVGTEDRRNLAALLVQRLRRLNGVRSIRLNELSASMPTRSLQPIRARDYVAYVVPVKEPGRQVVLEAAFDARRGPDAWTCQVIEAAANLAALLIEAERLANSSTLLRATERDGAAPLIGSSEVMRALRDRVERVASTDFTVLIEGESGVGKELVARQIHELGRRRQGPFVAINCAALVETLIEAELFGIEERTATGVRGRRGKFEHADGGTLFLDEVSDLSTAAQAKLLRAIPDFTVERVGGNGARRIDTRIVAATNRPLAALVEQGLFRTDLFYRLSGVEIAVPPLRRRKGDILELAQYFLARHDGRGRLSMTPAAVDALIAYDWPGNVRELERMLEGAIATAESRQISVDDLPISLRGTYGDVLVPAFRLGDTMRAWGSRYARLVLERHAGNKRQACRMLDISYHTLNAYLRYRPAPSAPPTDGVSALVSPP from the coding sequence ATGAGGGGCGGCAACAGAGTCATGGCCTCGGCCGGCGCGTCGGGCGTGCAGCGCCGGAGCGCCGACCGGCGCAGTGGCATCTTTCCGATCCTCCGCCAGGTGGCGGCGGACCTGGTGGGTACCGAAGATCGTCGCAACCTGGCGGCGTTGCTCGTCCAACGCCTGCGCCGCCTGAACGGCGTGCGCAGCATCCGGTTGAACGAGCTGTCGGCTTCGATGCCGACGCGGTCGTTGCAACCGATCCGGGCCCGCGACTACGTGGCGTACGTGGTCCCGGTGAAGGAACCTGGGCGGCAGGTCGTGCTCGAGGCGGCGTTCGATGCGCGGCGCGGGCCGGATGCGTGGACCTGCCAGGTCATCGAGGCGGCCGCGAACCTGGCGGCGCTGTTGATCGAAGCCGAGCGGCTGGCGAACTCGTCGACGCTGTTGAGGGCCACCGAGCGCGATGGCGCCGCCCCCTTGATTGGTTCGAGCGAGGTGATGCGCGCGTTGCGCGACCGGGTTGAGCGCGTGGCCAGCACCGACTTCACCGTGCTGATCGAGGGCGAGAGTGGCGTCGGGAAGGAGCTGGTGGCCCGACAGATTCACGAGTTGGGACGGCGCCGGCAGGGACCGTTCGTCGCCATCAACTGCGCGGCGCTGGTCGAAACGCTGATCGAGGCCGAGCTGTTCGGCATCGAGGAACGCACCGCGACCGGCGTGCGCGGCCGGCGCGGCAAGTTCGAGCACGCCGATGGCGGCACCCTGTTTCTGGACGAGGTGTCGGACCTGTCGACGGCGGCGCAGGCGAAGCTGCTGCGCGCCATCCCGGACTTCACCGTCGAGCGGGTGGGCGGCAACGGCGCGCGGCGCATCGACACGCGGATTGTCGCCGCCACCAATCGGCCCCTGGCGGCGCTGGTGGAGCAGGGCCTGTTCCGGACCGACCTGTTCTATCGCCTTAGCGGAGTCGAGATCGCGGTGCCGCCCTTGCGGCGCCGCAAGGGCGACATCCTGGAACTGGCGCAGTACTTCCTGGCGCGCCACGACGGCCGCGGGCGGTTGAGCATGACGCCGGCCGCCGTCGACGCACTGATCGCGTACGACTGGCCTGGCAATGTGCGCGAGTTGGAGCGGATGCTCGAAGGCGCGATCGCGACGGCCGAATCGCGCCAGATCAGCGTGGACGACTTGCCGATCAGTCTGCGGGGCACGTATGGCGACGTGCTGGTGCCGGCGTTCCGGCTCGGCGACACCATGCGCGCGTGGGGCAGCCGTTATGCCCGGCTCGTGCTCGAACGTCATGCGGGCAACAAGCGACAGGCGTGCCGCATGCTCGACATCAGTTACCACACGCTCAATGCCTACCTTCGCTATCGCCCGGCGCCGTCAGCGCCGCCGACCGACGGGGTGAGCGCACTGGTGTCGCCGCCGTAA
- a CDS encoding sigma-54 dependent transcriptional regulator, whose amino-acid sequence MKPRILVIDDDVAIRDSFKMTLEYEGYEVMLAASGDEGVKLVERESPDLVFCDIKMPGMDGLEVLQKLHHMVGVTPIVIITGNADIQNAVEATRLGAFDFIEKPVERDRMLLTARNAVDTRRLKSENKHYRRDAEKRYQIVGDSPSLAVVRSAIQKAAPTNATVLIWGESGVGKELVARAIHRDSLRRDGAFVQVNCAAIPDELIESELFGHEKGSFTGATDRQIGKFEQADKGTIFLDEIGDMSLKTQAKVLRVLQEQELERLGSNRIIKVDVRVIAATNKNLEEEIDRHTFREDLFYRLNVVPIHVPALRERRDDIPALVRHFADLFARDNNFHRKTFTAAAMERLKQQHWRGNIRELRNFVERLMIMTGGEAIDARDIPEGGAIRGDAPMLAAGAGAGADGDVAVAGAATPAWLQATTLQEFKSGSERAYLVARLRENGWNISKTAEVIDTPRSNLYKKLEQYQISQEKDSN is encoded by the coding sequence GTGAAGCCACGCATTCTCGTGATTGACGACGATGTCGCGATTCGCGACTCGTTCAAGATGACGCTTGAATACGAGGGGTATGAGGTGATGCTCGCGGCGAGCGGCGACGAGGGCGTCAAGCTGGTCGAGCGGGAATCACCGGACCTGGTGTTTTGCGACATCAAGATGCCGGGCATGGACGGCCTCGAGGTGTTGCAGAAGCTCCACCACATGGTCGGCGTCACCCCCATCGTCATCATCACCGGGAATGCCGACATCCAGAACGCGGTCGAAGCCACCAGGCTCGGCGCGTTCGACTTCATCGAAAAGCCGGTTGAACGCGACCGCATGCTGTTGACCGCGCGCAACGCGGTCGATACCCGCCGGCTCAAGAGCGAGAACAAGCACTACCGGCGCGATGCCGAGAAGCGCTATCAGATCGTCGGCGACTCACCCTCGCTGGCGGTCGTCCGCAGCGCGATCCAGAAGGCGGCGCCGACCAATGCCACGGTGCTGATCTGGGGTGAGAGTGGCGTCGGCAAGGAGCTGGTGGCGCGCGCCATTCATCGCGACAGCCTGCGGCGCGATGGCGCGTTCGTCCAAGTCAATTGCGCCGCCATTCCCGACGAGCTGATCGAGTCGGAGCTGTTCGGCCACGAAAAGGGGTCGTTCACCGGCGCGACCGACCGACAGATCGGCAAGTTCGAGCAGGCCGACAAGGGCACGATCTTCCTCGACGAGATCGGCGACATGAGCCTGAAGACGCAGGCGAAGGTGCTGCGCGTGCTGCAGGAGCAGGAGCTCGAGCGCCTGGGCAGCAACCGCATCATCAAGGTCGACGTCCGGGTCATTGCCGCCACCAACAAGAACCTCGAGGAAGAGATCGACCGCCACACCTTCCGTGAAGACCTGTTCTATCGCCTCAACGTGGTGCCGATCCACGTGCCGGCGCTGCGCGAGCGCCGCGACGACATCCCGGCGCTGGTCCGCCACTTTGCCGACCTGTTCGCGCGCGACAACAACTTCCACCGCAAGACCTTTACCGCCGCCGCCATGGAGCGGTTGAAGCAGCAGCACTGGCGCGGCAACATTCGCGAGCTGCGCAATTTCGTCGAGCGGTTGATGATCATGACCGGTGGCGAGGCAATCGACGCCCGCGACATCCCCGAGGGCGGCGCCATCCGCGGCGACGCGCCGATGCTGGCCGCCGGGGCCGGGGCCGGTGCCGACGGCGACGTGGCCGTGGCGGGCGCGGCGACGCCCGCATGGCTGCAGGCCACCACGCTCCAGGAGTTCAAGTCGGGATCGGAACGGGCGTACCTGGTGGCGCGGTTGAGGGAGAATGGATGGAATATCTCGAAGACCGCCGAGGTCATCGATACGCCGCGCAGTAATCTATACAAGAAGCTCGAGCAGTACCAGATTTCGCAGGAGAAAGATTCGAACTAG
- a CDS encoding polyprenyl synthetase family protein: MSNAAPRTQADLIQLFEPVREDLLAVEREFAMQVQSQIHIIPEIGNYLQKSGGKRVRPAVLLMAARLSGYSGPRAITNAAVVEFIHTATLVHDDIIDDAEVRRGRKSAHAQWGNDVTVLAGDFLYIKSMAMALTQDSLDVVRLLCDVTLRMIEGELYQLTKNGVVDLTENEHFDIIHRKTAYLFGGCAQIGGILGEVGAEKEQALREYGFGLGTMFQLVDDLLDFTGAAEVIGKPVGGDLREGKITLPIIHLLEHGGAEASDLIRNAVRDRDVSAENWARIKALLAEHRSLDYAYARAVEFGETAKRQLRQFSPSREREALMGLADYVLLRDR, translated from the coding sequence GTGTCCAATGCCGCACCCCGGACCCAAGCGGACCTGATCCAACTGTTCGAACCCGTACGCGAAGACTTGCTTGCGGTCGAGCGTGAGTTCGCGATGCAGGTCCAGTCGCAGATCCATATCATCCCGGAGATCGGCAACTACCTGCAGAAGAGCGGGGGCAAGCGCGTGCGTCCGGCTGTGCTGCTCATGGCCGCGCGGCTGTCCGGCTATTCCGGCCCGCGCGCCATCACCAACGCCGCGGTCGTGGAGTTCATTCACACCGCCACGCTGGTGCACGACGACATCATCGACGATGCCGAGGTGCGGCGGGGGCGTAAGTCCGCGCACGCGCAATGGGGCAACGACGTCACGGTGCTCGCCGGCGACTTTCTCTACATCAAGTCGATGGCCATGGCGCTCACCCAGGACTCGCTGGACGTGGTGCGCCTGCTGTGTGATGTCACGCTGCGCATGATCGAAGGTGAGCTCTATCAGCTCACCAAGAACGGCGTGGTCGATCTCACCGAGAACGAGCATTTCGACATCATCCACCGCAAGACCGCTTACCTGTTTGGAGGCTGCGCGCAGATCGGCGGCATTCTGGGCGAGGTTGGCGCCGAGAAAGAACAGGCGCTGCGCGAGTACGGGTTCGGCCTCGGCACGATGTTCCAGTTGGTTGACGACCTGCTCGACTTCACCGGCGCGGCTGAAGTCATTGGCAAGCCGGTGGGCGGCGACTTGCGCGAAGGCAAGATCACGCTGCCGATCATCCACCTGCTCGAGCACGGCGGCGCCGAGGCGAGCGACCTCATCCGCAACGCCGTTCGCGATCGCGACGTCAGCGCCGAGAACTGGGCGCGCATCAAGGCGCTGCTGGCGGAGCACCGATCGCTTGATTACGCCTATGCCCGCGCGGTGGAGTTTGGCGAGACCGCCAAGCGCCAGCTGCGGCAGTTTTCGCCCAGCCGCGAGCGCGAGGCCCTGATGGGGCTCGCCGACTACGTTCTGCTACGAGACCGGTAG
- a CDS encoding helix-hairpin-helix domain-containing protein codes for MRSTLSTALALCALLIAGTPVDSAPLYAQAPAAEKTTVNLNAATLDQLATLPGIGPKVAERILEYRTKNGGFKKIEELMNVKGIGEKSFLKIKPLVSVAKPDKASGGGE; via the coding sequence ATGCGATCAACTCTTTCGACGGCCTTGGCCTTGTGTGCACTGCTCATCGCCGGCACGCCGGTCGATTCGGCGCCACTTTACGCCCAGGCACCGGCGGCCGAGAAAACGACGGTCAACCTCAACGCGGCGACCCTCGATCAGCTCGCCACCCTGCCGGGCATCGGTCCCAAGGTGGCCGAGCGCATTCTCGAGTACCGAACCAAGAATGGCGGCTTCAAGAAGATCGAAGAGCTGATGAACGTAAAGGGCATCGGCGAGAAGAGCTTCCTGAAGATCAAGCCGCTTGTCAGTGTGGCCAAGCCTGACAAGGCCAGCGGTGGCGGCGAGTGA
- a CDS encoding SDR family oxidoreductase, producing MSTYLVTGGAGFIGSHLSAALAARGHRVRVVDNLVTGFEHNLQPGVEFTAGDLAEADTAAAAVVGVDYVLHQAAIPSVPRSVKNPRESHRANVDGMLNILVAAKDAGVKRIVFAGSSSVYGDQPTLPKREDMPTKPMTPYALQKLVSEQYGQMFTRLYGLEVVTTRYFNVFGPRQDPGSPYSGVISLFIKSLLDGTRPVIYGDGGQTRDFTFVSNVVDGVLRAAETPGVGGEVFNVATGGRVSLNELLTTLKKIIGSDVDAIYEEARTGDVRDSQADIAKAERLLGYRPTVTLEDGLRQTVAWFRSASSM from the coding sequence ATGTCCACTTATCTCGTGACCGGCGGTGCCGGCTTCATCGGCTCTCACCTGTCGGCCGCGCTCGCCGCCCGCGGCCACCGCGTGCGGGTCGTCGACAACCTGGTGACCGGCTTTGAGCACAACCTGCAGCCGGGCGTGGAGTTCACGGCCGGCGACCTGGCCGAGGCCGACACGGCCGCGGCGGCGGTGGTGGGTGTCGACTACGTGCTGCACCAGGCCGCCATTCCGTCGGTGCCGCGCTCGGTCAAGAATCCGCGCGAGTCGCACCGGGCCAACGTCGACGGCATGCTCAACATCCTGGTGGCGGCCAAAGACGCGGGCGTCAAGCGCATCGTGTTCGCCGGGTCGTCGTCGGTCTATGGCGACCAGCCGACGCTGCCCAAGCGCGAAGACATGCCCACCAAGCCGATGACGCCGTACGCGTTGCAGAAGCTGGTCAGCGAGCAATACGGGCAGATGTTCACGCGCCTCTATGGGCTGGAAGTCGTGACCACGCGCTATTTCAATGTGTTTGGGCCGCGGCAGGATCCCGGCTCACCGTACTCCGGCGTGATCTCGTTGTTCATCAAGTCGCTGCTCGATGGCACGCGACCGGTGATCTACGGCGACGGCGGCCAGACTCGCGACTTCACGTTTGTGAGCAATGTCGTGGACGGCGTGCTGCGCGCGGCCGAGACGCCTGGCGTGGGCGGGGAAGTCTTCAACGTGGCGACCGGCGGGCGCGTGTCGCTCAACGAGCTGCTGACGACGCTGAAGAAGATCATCGGGTCTGACGTCGACGCGATCTACGAGGAGGCGCGGACCGGTGACGTGCGCGATTCGCAGGCTGACATCGCGAAAGCCGAGCGCCTGCTCGGCTACCGGCCGACGGTGACGCTCGAGGACGGGCTTCGCCAGACCGTGGCCTGGTTCCGCTCCGCGTCGTCTATGTAG
- the ligA gene encoding NAD-dependent DNA ligase LigA has protein sequence MIPAERTDQLRQQIRRHEELYYLHAAPRVSDAEFDALMNELKAIEAAHPELVTPDSPTQRVGGRPAEGFVTVDHLQPMLSLDNAYNEEDLRAFDERVRKGLALDRSPGYVAELKIDGLSIALTYDHGRLVRGATRGDGSRGEDVTANVRTVRAIPLALKNGPEGRLEIRGEVYLPKQAFERMNEEQEAAGEPLYANARNTAAGTMRNLDPALVSKRGLSAWLYQVVSPGGLGGSDGASLHSEMLRDLKSWGLAVEPHWRECDGIDAVIVFCDEWREKRGQLAFETDGVVIKLNDLAARERLGTTSKFPRWATAFKFPAERKVAMLHRIEVNIGRTGAATPFAMLEPTVVAGSTISMATLHNPDDIIRKDIRPGEMVIIEKAGDVIPRVVGPAHPEAADRPAPWVMPTACPVCNSPLHKPEDEAVWRCENSSCPSKLRRGLEHFASRGAMNIEGMGESLVGQLAESGLVKSLADVYHLTPEGLESLERMGKKSAAKVIGEIEKSKANEVWRLLYGLGIRHVGERGAQVLADHFGSVAEIQAASLDALQQVREIGPVLAQAVRTWFDEPRNRELVERLQAAGLKMTGERKVAPAGPQPLAGKSFVITGTLASMSREDAQARLEALGAKVTGSVSKKTTALIAGTEPGASKTEKARALGIETLDEEAFLRRIMIES, from the coding sequence ATGATTCCCGCCGAGCGCACCGACCAACTCCGACAGCAGATCCGGCGGCACGAAGAGCTCTATTACCTGCACGCGGCGCCGCGGGTCTCCGACGCCGAATTCGACGCCTTGATGAACGAGCTGAAGGCGATCGAGGCGGCTCACCCCGAACTGGTCACACCCGACTCACCCACGCAGCGCGTCGGCGGACGTCCGGCCGAAGGCTTTGTCACGGTCGATCATCTCCAGCCGATGCTCAGCCTCGACAACGCCTACAACGAGGAAGACCTGCGCGCCTTCGACGAGCGTGTGCGCAAGGGCCTGGCGCTCGACAGATCACCGGGGTACGTGGCCGAACTCAAGATCGACGGCCTCAGCATTGCCCTGACCTATGATCACGGCCGGTTGGTGCGCGGGGCGACGCGCGGCGATGGGTCGCGAGGTGAGGACGTGACCGCGAACGTGCGCACCGTGCGCGCCATCCCGCTGGCGTTGAAGAACGGTCCGGAGGGTCGCCTGGAGATTCGCGGCGAGGTCTACTTGCCGAAGCAGGCGTTCGAGCGGATGAACGAAGAGCAGGAAGCCGCGGGCGAGCCACTGTACGCCAACGCCCGCAACACCGCGGCCGGCACCATGCGCAACCTCGACCCCGCGCTGGTGTCGAAGCGCGGACTGTCGGCATGGCTGTACCAGGTGGTGTCACCGGGCGGGTTGGGCGGGTCGGACGGGGCGTCTCTGCATTCGGAGATGCTGCGCGATCTCAAGAGTTGGGGACTGGCGGTGGAGCCGCACTGGCGTGAGTGCGACGGCATTGACGCGGTGATCGTCTTCTGCGACGAGTGGCGCGAGAAACGCGGCCAGCTGGCCTTCGAAACCGACGGCGTCGTCATCAAGCTGAACGACCTGGCGGCTCGCGAACGGTTGGGGACGACGTCGAAGTTTCCGCGGTGGGCGACGGCGTTCAAGTTTCCCGCCGAGCGCAAGGTGGCGATGCTGCACCGGATCGAGGTGAACATCGGCCGCACCGGCGCGGCGACCCCGTTTGCCATGCTCGAACCGACGGTCGTGGCCGGATCGACCATCTCCATGGCTACGCTGCACAACCCCGACGACATCATCCGCAAGGACATTCGCCCGGGCGAGATGGTGATTATCGAGAAGGCCGGCGATGTGATCCCGCGCGTAGTGGGTCCCGCGCACCCCGAGGCGGCCGACCGCCCGGCGCCGTGGGTGATGCCGACCGCCTGCCCGGTGTGCAACAGCCCGCTGCACAAGCCTGAAGACGAGGCCGTCTGGCGATGCGAGAACAGTTCGTGCCCCTCCAAGCTGCGGCGCGGGCTCGAGCACTTCGCGTCGCGCGGCGCGATGAACATCGAGGGAATGGGCGAGTCGCTGGTCGGCCAGCTGGCCGAGTCGGGCCTCGTGAAGAGCCTGGCCGATGTGTATCACCTGACGCCCGAGGGGCTCGAGAGCCTCGAGCGGATGGGCAAGAAGTCCGCCGCCAAGGTGATCGGCGAGATCGAGAAGTCGAAGGCCAACGAGGTGTGGCGGCTGTTGTATGGCCTGGGCATTCGTCACGTCGGTGAGCGCGGCGCGCAGGTGCTGGCCGACCACTTCGGGTCGGTCGCCGAGATCCAGGCCGCGTCGCTCGACGCCTTGCAGCAGGTGCGCGAGATCGGGCCGGTACTGGCCCAGGCGGTTCGCACGTGGTTCGACGAACCGCGCAACCGCGAGCTGGTCGAGCGGCTGCAGGCAGCCGGGCTGAAGATGACCGGCGAGCGCAAGGTGGCGCCGGCTGGTCCGCAGCCGCTGGCGGGCAAGAGCTTCGTGATCACCGGCACGCTGGCGTCGATGTCGCGCGAAGACGCGCAGGCCAGGCTCGAGGCGCTTGGCGCAAAGGTCACCGGTTCGGTCAGCAAGAAGACCACGGCGCTCATCGCCGGCACGGAACCGGGGGCAAGCAAGACCGAGAAAGCGCGCGCACTGGGCATTGAGACGCTCGATGAAGAGGCGTTCTTGCGCCGTATAATGATCGAATCATGA
- a CDS encoding GspH/FimT family pseudopilin → MAASERGLALIDVVVAAGLSLVLAAIAVPVVGGTLDREHVIVGTQYLAAQLQRARLESLKRGAAVAVRFEQLDGRTAIQLFVDGNGNGVLQKDIDRLADPVLTPVNWIDDHARGVALRINQPIADVGTGGAMATGADPLRIGNSSLVSFSPLGGSTSGTLYLAAQRGPQMAIRIYGATGRVRVLMFDARARQWRP, encoded by the coding sequence GTGGCGGCGAGTGAGCGTGGACTCGCGCTGATCGACGTGGTCGTCGCCGCTGGGCTCAGCCTGGTGTTGGCTGCGATCGCGGTGCCGGTGGTCGGTGGCACCCTGGATCGCGAGCACGTGATTGTTGGGACGCAGTACCTGGCGGCGCAACTGCAGCGGGCGCGGCTCGAGTCGCTCAAGCGAGGCGCGGCCGTAGCGGTCAGGTTCGAACAGCTGGACGGCCGGACGGCCATCCAGCTGTTCGTCGACGGCAACGGCAACGGAGTACTTCAGAAGGACATCGATCGGCTGGCGGATCCGGTACTGACGCCCGTTAACTGGATCGACGATCACGCGCGTGGCGTGGCGTTGCGCATCAACCAGCCGATTGCTGACGTGGGTACCGGCGGCGCCATGGCCACTGGCGCCGATCCGCTGCGCATCGGCAACTCGTCGCTGGTGTCGTTCAGTCCGCTCGGCGGTTCGACCAGCGGCACCTTGTACCTGGCGGCTCAGCGCGGACCGCAAATGGCGATTCGAATCTACGGTGCTACCGGCCGCGTGCGCGTCCTGATGTTCGATGCGCGGGCGCGGCAATGGCGGCCGTAG